Below is a window of Mucilaginibacter ginkgonis DNA.
TACCCTGCAAGAACTGGTATGATTGCATACCGTCGCCACCCACTTTGAAACGCTCAAATGGTGATTGGCCTACCAGGTGGTTATAGTATCCCAAGAAACCAAACCTTACCTGCGACATGATAACAAATTTACCAGCCAAACGCTCGAACCATTGCGCATCAAATTTCCATTTGTGATACTCAACAAAGTGGTAGCGCTCTTCTGGTGTTGCAATGCGGTAGTTGGTATTGTTAAACGCCGAATATGGCGGTGTAGCCTGCACCGTGAACTTAATGTTTGACCCTGATGTTGGGAAAATAGGCGCATCCAGCGAGTTACGGCTCAACTCTTGGGTTAACTTAATGTTGTAAGAAGAACCATTGCTGAAAATGTATCCTGTAAAGTTATCCAGTTGATAGTGGTCAAAGTTAAGCGAGTAATTTAACTGGAAATAGTTATCAGGCCAGTTTAAACGCTTACCCAAAGTAATACCCAAACCGTTAATGCGCAGGTAGTTATACAATGGGTTATCCTTAGCATAATACTGCCCTGTCGAGCTTAATTGTGTATAAGCCGTTAATGCAAAGTAAATAGGTTTTTTACCACCGAACCATGGATCAGAGAATGTGAACGAATAGTTCTGATAGTTTTTACCGTTAGCTTGTCCACGTAAACTCAACTTTTGGCCATCGCCTTTTGGCAAAGGTTTGTAAGCCTTAAGATTAAAGATGTTTCGCAGCGAGAAGTTGTTGAATGTTAAACCAACAGTACCTACCAACTGACCGCCACCAAAACCACCCGAAAGCTCGATCTGATCTGACGGTTTCTCTACCACGTTATAAATGATATCTACAGTACCATCAGAAGGGTTAATATTTGTTGGTTTTGGCTCAGTTTTCTGATCGTCAAAGTTACCCAGTTGGCCTATCTCACGTGTACTGCGGATGATCAACTCTTTAGAGAATTTCTGGCCCGGTTTTGTACGTATCTCACGCATAACCACCTTGTCGTTTGTTACGTCATTACCTTTTACAATAACACGGTTAACGGTGTACTGCGGGCCTTCATAGATACGGATGTCCAAATCTACTGTATCATGAGATATACGGGTTTGCACAGGGTCTGAACTGAATGTGAGGTAACCGTCGTTAAGGTACAATGATGAAACGTCATCGCCCTGCGGGCCGCCACCTGTTAATCTCTTGCTTAGTTCTTCTTCGCTGAAAACATCGCCCTTTTGTATTCGTAAGATACGGTTCAGTATTTGGCTTGAATACTTTGCATTACCAGACCAGGTAATGTTACCGAAGTAATATTTAGGGCCTTCGTAAACTTTAAGTTTCACGTTGACAGTATTATCATCATGGCGCCAAACCGAATCGCTTATCACGGCAGCATCGCGGTATCCACGGGCCTGCATTTTTTCAATAAGCGTTTGTTTATCTTCTTCAAACTGATCTTGCTTAAATTTCTTAGAGCCAAATATGTGATAGAATTTACGTTCTTTGGTTTTACCAAGAAAACCTTTAAGGGTGGAAGCTTTAAAGTTTTTATTTCCTTCAAATATCACTTCATTGATCTTAACTTTTTGATGCTTATCAACCGTTACATCTAATATCACACTATTCGCATCTCCCGGATCTTTGCGCTGGGCGATATCAACAGTAGTATTAAGATA
It encodes the following:
- the bamA gene encoding outer membrane protein assembly factor BamA, which produces MNKLFFALLFVLFGTAAFAQVAPQRQPALSRSLPADSLSYLNPKDYIIGGINIVGAQNLDKDVLIQISKLNKGDKINLPGEASANVIRNLWSQGLFDDVQLNIARMNGDTVYFDIVITERPHLSRLHLLGLKKGDVEDVQKKLNDKTGKIVNENLLSTTTAIIKKHFNDKGYLNTTVDIAQRKDPGDANSVILDVTVDKHQKVKINEVIFEGNKNFKASTLKGFLGKTKERKFYHIFGSKKFKQDQFEEDKQTLIEKMQARGYRDAAVISDSVWRHDDNTVNVKLKVYEGPKYYFGNITWSGNAKYSSQILNRILRIQKGDVFSEEELSKRLTGGGPQGDDVSSLYLNDGYLTFSSDPVQTRISHDTVDLDIRIYEGPQYTVNRVIVKGNDVTNDKVVMREIRTKPGQKFSKELIIRSTREIGQLGNFDDQKTEPKPTNINPSDGTVDIIYNVVEKPSDQIELSGGFGGGQLVGTVGLTFNNFSLRNIFNLKAYKPLPKGDGQKLSLRGQANGKNYQNYSFTFSDPWFGGKKPIYFALTAYTQLSSTGQYYAKDNPLYNYLRINGLGITLGKRLNWPDNYFQLNYSLNFDHYQLDNFTGYIFSNGSSYNIKLTQELSRNSLDAPIFPTSGSNIKFTVQATPPYSAFNNTNYRIATPEERYHFVEYHKWKFDAQWFERLAGKFVIMSQVRFGFLGYYNHLVGQSPFERFKVGGDGMQSYQFLQGSDIIGLRGYQNFSIVPVGSNYNETNNPGSPIYTKYTLELRHPVIASQSATIFLLTFAEGGNTWNNFGSYNPFNIRRSVGVGARIFLPIFGLLGLDYGYGFDAIPGIPGANKGQFHFSIAQSLSGGFN